A DNA window from Hymenobacter aquaticus contains the following coding sequences:
- a CDS encoding VRR-NUC domain-containing protein, with the protein MGFRKRDGVFIGIEVKAGRDQLRPEQKQFLDELKAAGGLAFVAHSFAQFQQSFEHRSGFAHP; encoded by the coding sequence ATCGGCTTCCGCAAGCGCGACGGCGTGTTTATCGGCATTGAAGTCAAAGCCGGCCGCGACCAGCTGCGCCCCGAGCAGAAGCAGTTTCTCGATGAGCTAAAAGCCGCCGGTGGCCTAGCTTTCGTCGCCCACAGCTTCGCGCAGTTCCAGCAGTCGTTTGAACACCGTAGTGGCTTTGCTCATCCTTAA
- a CDS encoding PDDEXK family nuclease translates to MPGEIKYIGYEPLPARSNSRYPYLRWPAAGKRVPVKFPRAGRSANRGYCEAAFVEHLRRFFPKSGPVRVLDNHHLPTANASRPYEPDVALLHERNGLNLFLNVEIDEPYDGANRLPTHCQGDDDSRDNFFTSRGWVVLRFAEIQVHQQPEACCAVIAHLIARLDPAYQIPETLLSVGTPAGVAVWDVVQAQKWAKARYREQYLGIIDFGRYESSGVGPAAEPLPIEAEIEKLVAQAAPLPPPPKPGTLQKANPDPRRSALSFDADAHQYYINGQPALAVSTLISRFFPEFDTEYWSAYKAAQRGCTPEEVAQEWADKAAASSRAGTILHQQIEDFYNQGTPATGSEFAHFLSFHRAFSHLVPHRTEWQVYSEELMLAGTLDFVARNTDGTLSIYDWKRSHKVVDAAGQVQLNRYQTAEGPLGDLPDCSFSHYTLQQNMYKWLLETNYGCRVRDMHLVVLHPDYDRYHLVPVPERPAHVARMLDVVRAKR, encoded by the coding sequence GTGCCTGGCGAAATTAAATACATTGGTTACGAGCCGCTACCCGCCCGCAGTAATAGCCGCTATCCTTATCTGCGCTGGCCAGCCGCTGGCAAGCGCGTACCTGTCAAGTTCCCCCGCGCTGGTCGCTCGGCCAACCGCGGCTACTGCGAAGCGGCTTTTGTTGAGCATTTGCGCCGCTTCTTTCCTAAGTCCGGCCCGGTTCGGGTGCTTGATAACCACCATCTGCCCACCGCCAACGCTTCCCGTCCCTACGAGCCGGATGTAGCTCTGCTACACGAGCGCAACGGCCTCAATCTCTTTCTCAACGTCGAGATTGACGAGCCTTATGACGGTGCCAACCGCTTGCCCACACACTGCCAGGGTGACGATGACAGCCGCGACAACTTTTTTACCAGTCGCGGGTGGGTCGTGCTGCGCTTTGCCGAAATTCAGGTTCATCAGCAGCCGGAAGCCTGTTGTGCCGTTATTGCCCACCTCATTGCCCGGCTCGACCCTGCCTACCAGATTCCTGAAACCTTATTATCTGTCGGTACGCCCGCAGGCGTGGCGGTCTGGGATGTGGTGCAGGCGCAGAAGTGGGCTAAAGCCCGCTACCGTGAGCAGTACTTGGGAATCATTGACTTCGGCAGATATGAGAGTAGTGGCGTCGGTCCTGCCGCCGAACCGTTACCCATTGAGGCGGAGATTGAAAAACTGGTAGCTCAAGCAGCCCCCCTGCCTCCGCCGCCCAAGCCTGGTACGCTGCAGAAAGCTAACCCTGACCCGCGCCGTAGCGCCTTGAGCTTCGATGCTGACGCCCACCAGTATTACATCAACGGACAGCCTGCATTGGCTGTCAGTACTTTGATAAGCCGCTTCTTCCCGGAGTTTGACACTGAATATTGGTCGGCCTACAAAGCGGCTCAACGCGGCTGCACACCCGAAGAGGTGGCCCAAGAATGGGCTGACAAAGCTGCTGCCTCGTCGCGTGCCGGCACCATCCTGCATCAGCAGATCGAAGATTTTTACAATCAAGGCACCCCCGCTACTGGCTCCGAGTTTGCTCATTTCCTCAGCTTTCACCGCGCTTTTTCCCACCTTGTGCCTCACCGCACCGAGTGGCAGGTGTACAGTGAGGAGTTGATGCTGGCGGGCACTCTCGATTTTGTGGCCCGCAACACTGATGGAACCCTTTCTATCTACGACTGGAAGCGCAGCCATAAAGTGGTAGATGCTGCCGGCCAAGTTCAGCTAAACCGCTACCAGACTGCCGAGGGGCCGCTTGGGGACCTGCCCGACTGCTCGTTCAGCCACTATACCCTGCAACAGAATATGTATAAGTGGCTGCTTGAAACCAATTACGGTTGCCGCGTCCGTGATATGCACTTGGTAGTGCTACATCCTGACTATGACCGCTACCACCTCGTACCCGTGCCCGAGCGCCCTGCCCATGTTGCTCGTATGCTCGATGTTGTGCGAGCCAAACGATAG